One part of the Prochlorococcus marinus str. MIT 9313 genome encodes these proteins:
- a CDS encoding carbohydrate kinase family protein has translation MNLLEPQDLPDLPKLKLAVVGHVEWVTFLSTDQLPQPGVISHADHSFEEPAGGGAVVAVQLARLVKQPVQFITALGRDSCGEKSFQRLQQLGLSLTVAWRDQPTRRAISLVDSHGERAITVIGERLQPRAKDALGWGALAGYDGVFVTAADAPALHHCRHAGVMAATPRVRLETLEQANIQLDALIGSGLDPGEHVPDKALFPTPRLRIATEGALGGQLWPGGRYQAVSLKSPVVDAYGCGDSFAAGVTAGLAAGWTDEQAISLGAHCGASCATHFGPYSSDE, from the coding sequence ATGAATCTCTTGGAACCCCAGGATCTGCCAGATCTTCCCAAGCTGAAGTTGGCCGTTGTGGGCCACGTTGAATGGGTGACCTTCCTGTCTACAGATCAATTACCCCAGCCTGGGGTAATCAGCCATGCAGATCATTCTTTTGAAGAGCCCGCTGGCGGTGGAGCTGTCGTCGCGGTGCAATTGGCTCGGCTCGTTAAACAACCCGTTCAATTCATAACAGCTCTAGGTCGAGATTCATGCGGTGAAAAGAGTTTTCAAAGACTCCAGCAGCTTGGCTTAAGCCTGACTGTGGCTTGGCGTGATCAACCCACTCGTCGGGCGATCAGCCTTGTTGATTCTCATGGGGAACGGGCAATTACAGTGATTGGCGAGCGTTTACAACCCAGAGCAAAAGATGCGCTGGGCTGGGGAGCCCTTGCTGGTTACGACGGTGTTTTTGTGACCGCTGCAGATGCACCTGCACTGCATCATTGTCGTCATGCTGGTGTGATGGCAGCTACTCCTCGCGTGCGTCTAGAGACACTTGAGCAGGCGAATATTCAGCTTGATGCGCTGATTGGTAGTGGTCTTGATCCAGGCGAACACGTTCCAGATAAAGCGCTCTTTCCAACTCCCCGGCTGAGAATTGCAACTGAAGGAGCTTTAGGCGGTCAGCTATGGCCTGGGGGACGCTATCAGGCTGTTTCACTGAAGTCTCCAGTCGTGGATGCTTATGGCTGTGGCGATAGCTTTGCCGCTGGGGTAACTGCAGGTTTGGCTGCTGGTTGGACTGATGAACAGGCGATCAGCCTAGGGGCTCACTGCGGTGCAAGCTGTGCAACTCATTTTGGGCCTTACTCCAGTGATGAGTGA
- a CDS encoding TIGR02450 family Trp-rich protein, with protein sequence MNWPPNKAWTSTTSRLGFRHFVAINYGGKGSDRWVNLVSVLDGQARLRVSWQEMKDSSMWNSGWQQLPKLETKTPDDQIVNQQIDQNMQEACLHPSEDFDDRQWFDQENS encoded by the coding sequence ATGAACTGGCCACCCAACAAAGCTTGGACAAGTACAACTTCTCGGCTTGGTTTTCGCCATTTTGTTGCAATCAACTACGGTGGTAAGGGGTCAGATCGATGGGTGAATCTCGTTTCTGTACTTGATGGCCAAGCACGATTACGTGTGTCTTGGCAGGAAATGAAAGACTCCTCTATGTGGAACAGTGGCTGGCAACAGCTCCCTAAACTTGAAACAAAAACACCTGATGATCAGATAGTTAATCAACAAATAGATCAAAATATGCAAGAGGCTTGTCTGCATCCTTCTGAGGATTTTGATGATCGGCAGTGGTTTGATCAAGAAAACAGTTGA
- a CDS encoding OmpA family protein gives MSLSIGNKRLVRVTAFSGALVLIIGINPIQAWANYYHQALPMLATRKLDSITYANKHEVYSLLFKAQDLVFDIQAIEYPIDDLNIVVEKEKEILIELAADVLFDFDKANLKPSAIKSLQGVAKRIRESSRGDVRIEGHTDSKGSNEYNQTLSEKRAISVRDWFVSEGGLSNVQFATKGLGELKPVVSNTTEEGADDPIGRQRNRRVEIIIKTGD, from the coding sequence ATGTCTTTATCAATCGGAAATAAAAGATTAGTTCGTGTTACTGCATTTTCTGGTGCTCTAGTACTCATAATAGGCATTAACCCTATACAGGCTTGGGCGAATTATTACCATCAAGCCTTACCTATGTTAGCAACTAGGAAGCTTGATAGTATTACTTATGCTAATAAACACGAAGTTTATAGTCTTTTGTTTAAAGCCCAAGACTTAGTTTTTGACATACAGGCTATTGAGTATCCTATAGATGATTTGAATATTGTTGTTGAAAAAGAAAAAGAGATTCTGATTGAACTTGCGGCGGATGTTCTGTTCGACTTTGACAAAGCCAATCTAAAACCTTCTGCGATTAAATCACTTCAGGGTGTCGCCAAACGCATCCGTGAGTCTTCCCGAGGGGACGTTCGCATCGAAGGTCATACTGACTCGAAGGGTTCGAATGAATACAATCAAACACTTTCTGAAAAGCGAGCAATTTCAGTTCGAGATTGGTTTGTCTCTGAAGGTGGCCTAAGCAATGTTCAATTCGCAACCAAGGGCTTGGGGGAATTGAAGCCGGTGGTCTCTAACACAACCGAAGAAGGAGCCGATGATCCAATAGGGCGCCAACGCAATCGCCGTGTTGAGATTATCATTAAAACCGGAGACTAG